The DNA sequence AACAGAGTGCAAAAGGATCTGTgatataattaattttaattgtttatatcctgctttaaaaagaaaatccctAAATGacttacaaaaataacaaatgcaaacaaaatatcCAGAACAGAGTAATTTTTTACACTGGAGCACTATCGCCTTGCATTTGAAAAAGGGTTTCAGTGACCCTCTAAAAGCAGGAAAAGTGGGGTTTGGCAAATCTCCCAAGGGAGAAACTGCCACAACTGCAGTGccagcactgaaaaggccctgtttttCTAatgtttaagaacataagagaaccaggctggatcagaccaaaggtttctgtttccacagtgaccaaccagatgaccaaagcaggacatgaacacaaTAGTGCACTTGCCAGTTTTCCCTTTAGAAAAGGACTGACCCCTCCTTTCTATGGAACCCTGTAGGTGGCCTTCTTGACTCTTTCTATTGGCCCATATGGGACCAGCACAGGTGGCCGGGTCTGGTGAACTTTTAATTCCTTACCCCTACTGTTATGATTTGTGGGttcccacttaattttattttaattttaaatgtgatttgaattgtattttaaactaattgtttgattttgtgtttttaatgtatatatatttttctccattACTTTTAGCGTGGTCCTACTCAAGAACCACAAATTAAAAGTTATATGTTGCCTCTTTCCACTCAAAATGGGTTCTTATGTGGGAAACTCTACCATAAGGCAGGAATTGGGTATTATTAATATACCGGTataccaaattattatttttaccagagcatcaccaccatcacagctattattactgtttattaatatatattgctcttcagctgaaaagcCCACAAAGCATTGAACAgcatcttaaaacaaaacatacaataGAGTACAATAAAATGTCATAGATTAATCAGCAAGCGAAAGTTTAAGACTGCAAGATCACAACCTACATAGGCCAGATGAAAACATTATCAAGCTTGAGAAATAAAGTGCACTTTCACCAACTATATATGTAACAGGCTAGAAACCTGAACAATGAGAACTACTaaagataaaaattaaaaggaCAGCTTACCCCTTGAAGAATTAATGGTGCTCCCATCCTTAGTATAGCGAagtttttaaatttatgtttcCAATGTCTCATTTTCCACCCTCACTCAGATGGTTCACCTTGTTGATGTCGGTCTGCATCTCTAAGGCCAGGTAAGAATGTGCTTCTGTCATTGCTCTCCTGTCACCAGCTTAATGGGTGACTCACTGGGCAATGTTAAATTAACCACATGGCTCTATGTCTTAATAATAGAACCTTTTAGCAACCAAAGGTGTAGTGATGTGCCCAGAGTCATTCAGAAACAAGGTCGTTCTTGGTAATTGGAGAGCTGCCCTGacagaaacacaatttaaaagcatTATGGTTGGGGATTCCAGTGGATTTGAGGTCTCGGAGTCTCAGGCTCATTCTGGCTGACTTTAGCCTACTCCTCCATGAGAGACTAGGCCACAGCCTGAGTCTGGGCCATAATCCTCCCAATTGCAGATGGGCCCCAATGCCATGGGATGGTCCATACCTTCTGAATAAAAGTAGAATAAATGAATAGCACAGGGGCTTCAGTCATGGACAGAGGAACTCTTGCTAGTTGTGTTTCTGTCACAGCTTCACTTACGATATATTCCTGAGCTAACATGCTCTGTTTCTTCCTTTAGATCCAGTCCCAGAATAATGAGCAGGGTCAGTTAGTCAAGGTCTTTCTCTGCTCCGGGATCCCTGTGTGATCATGAACTATTTGCAAAAGGTAAGATTGAAGAACCTGCAGAGACCTTTGTCCATGCATGGCGGTAGATGGCAGCTCAGCAAAATGACACCGTTGCAGCGAACAGACAAtgatgagggagagagaaagccttGCAGATTTaatgtggtgtggagaaagtgggtagagataGAGGGGGAGATACCTAAGGAAATACTCTCTGTTCTGAAGCAGTATGCTATTGGAAAACCAGGTGCTTGGGAGGAACTACCGGTAAGTGACCtatgatagccctctcctccttgaatttgtcttatGCTTTTGTAATGCCATcgaggttggtggccatcgctgacTTCTGTGGAAACAAGTcccatgcactgtgtgaagaaaaatcttttatctgtcctaaatcttcctaCATCCAGCATTGttgaatgtccacaagttctagtgttatgagagaggggttGCCTCCCTGTACTGCTTGTGGACATCTCAGAGGCATCTGGGAAGACACTATGTGCAACAGAACAGGATTGTAGACTAGATAGACCCTTGCTCTGATCTAGAAGAGCTCTTTTTTGTTCTATTCAGGTATCACAAAGACTTGGTGTGTGTGCCTTGGCATTTAAAACTGaatttatttttccatgtatatagTTCATTATTTCTTCAGATCTATAGACTTCCTAAAGGGTTCAAGAAAGTTGCCCGAGTTTCTACAATTATATACtgaaaaggaagagggagagTATATTTGCCCCCCAAGGCCTTGCAATTTAATGGTGCTTAGCAGTGGAAAATAACATATTCAAAAACGATTTAATGCTTTAGCGAACAGCATTCCTTTTCGACTTTCTGTCTTGACTCATTGCAAAATGCCAGTGCAAACTTTTCTGTGCTAAGGGAGCAATTGCTTTTGACAGCCTGAGCAGCACCAGTTGCTGGATTGGCCTTTGTTActgtccttccctccttccttgggAAGCTCTACTTGTTTAACTCTGGAATCTGTAATGCCTGAGGGCGGTTTGCTGAGAACAGTTGAGTAGGTAAATCACTACAGGGAAGATGGGACACTTTCCTTTCTCATTCTTGGATGAGAATCTAAGCACAAAGTGCGTGCTATTGGAGGTTCTTGCTAACTGAAAATACAACTCACAAACACGAGAATATCCAAGGTTTGGGTTTGCTTGCTTTCTTAAATCAGTTTAAGAGAAGAGTTCAGGAGCTTACAGAGAAACTCATGGAAATTGTATGTTGAAGTGTCTGCCTTAACTCCCATGCCATCTAAGCAGTAAATGCATTCCTGAACATTCTGCAGCATTAACTTTTGCAAACAGGAGCTACATGGGAGTTGCATTTGCTgaactctggatccaaccatTATCTAGGGCAGAGCTAGCTattgtggtgccctccagttctTGATGGACAGCAGTTATAATCATCCctgacattggccatgctgctgtaggttgatgggagttgaagtccaacaacagcttgaaggtgccatgttggctactccagATTTAGGGAGTATGTTCCAGTGAATCCAGTAAAGCCTAGATTTGGGGCCGAACTAGAAGGCGCGTGACATGTGTGAATGTAAGGAGTCAACTCTTCTTCCCTGCACCCACCACTGCAGTCCATACAAAaatcccctcctccccaaagctgctgTTTGGCCCAGGATGAAAGCTGCTATTTGTACAAATAGCAGCTTTCATCCTGGGTCAAATAAGAGCAATTTTTGGTTGGACTTCAGCACAGCATGGAAGTATTAACACACAGACATACACATGCCATCGTCCTGGTCCTGATTCTGCCTCCagcagctggtgtgtgtgtgtgtgtgtgagagagagagagagagacagacagacagacagacagacagacagacagatgcaatTACACATTTCATATACTGTCTAGTTTGGCTCTTACTTTTGAGTGAGCATGGTTAGAATTGCAGTAGAAATTATATTATTACTGTTGATTGTATAGCCTGTGTTAATATGCACCTGAGGATTAGCTGCTGGAGTCATAGCACAGGTATGTAGGGCTGTGTGAGTGGGCACCAAGGGAAGGGGGTGCCATCTCAAAGCCAGTTAAGCAAGgatctgggctttgggaaggaagtgtgaggctctgacagggtcctagagtcctcctacctctttcccaaagcctagccctagttagcactttctcagctttgggaaggagggctgtaggaccctgccagagcctcatgaCTCTTTCCCAAAACCGGCCACCTCCTTACTCACGAGGGCGGGGGCTCCATAGTACCAAAGTCTGCATTACAAAGCACACTGTAGTTAATGCTTGGTTAATGCTTCCGTTATTGTCTTTGCTTCTGTTTCACAGTGGCATGCTTTTTTTACCAACTTCGAAGATCTAGTTCAGAAAACCTGGATTTGTTAAAGACCGAGACAGACATTATCAAGTATATGTAAAGTATTAAGTTcaaaagaggaggggaggaatcCAACACAGCCAAGAATGACCCAGTACAACTGGTCTGCAAAGTCTATTCTCCTCAGCATGTCAAACAGGTCTCTCAACGCCAGTGAAATGCCAGAGGAGTGGGATGAGGGGACGCTGCTAGGCCTGAAGGTTTCGCTTGCCGCCATCTTGGCTGTGATCACTCTGGCGACGATGCTCTTCAATATGTTTGTGATCATCACAATCATTCTGACCAGGAAACTCCACACTCCTGCAAATTACCTCATTGGCTCTTTGGCTGCCACAGACCTTTTAGTGTCCATCCTGGTCATGCCAATCAGCATTGCTTACACCATTAGCCACAAATGGAACTTTGGCCAAATCATGTGCGACATCTGGTTGTCCTCAGACATCACTTGCTGTACGGCCTCCATCTTGCACCTTTGCGTGATTGCCTTGGACCGGTACTGGGCCATCACAGACGCTCTCGAATATACCAAGCGCCGGACTGCCAGCAGAGCCGCCTTGATGATCACTGTGGTTTGGGTCATTTCCATCTGCATCTCCATACCGCCCCTTTTCTGGAGGCAGGCCAAAGCTCACGAAGAAATGGTGCGCTGCGTCGTGAATACGGATCAGATCTCCTACACCATTTACTCCACCTGCGGCGCCTTCTATATCCCAACAGTGCTGCTCATCATCCTCTATGGTAGGATTTATGTGGCCGCTCGATCCCGGATTCTTAAGCCGCCATCACTGTATGGGAAGCGATTTACCACGGCCCACCTGATCACTGGCTCAGCAGGCTCCTCCCTCTGCTCCATCAGCTCAAACCTTCAGGAAGGGCATTCACATTCCAGCAGCTCCCCGGTATTCATCAACCACGTAAGGATCAAAGTTGCCGATAGCATCCTGGAGAGGAAACGGATTTCAGCAGCCCGGGAAAGAAAAGCCACAAAAACTCTGGGGATTATTTTAGGAGCGTTCATTTTCTGCTGGCTCCCGTTCTTTGTGGTGTCTTTAGTCCTGCCTATCTGTCACGATGCTTGCTGGTCCCATCCCATTCTGCTTGACATTTTCACATGGCTGGGCTACCTGAACTCACTGATCAACCCTGTTATATATACTGCCTTTAACGAAGACTTCAAACAGGCTTTTCAGAAAATGATTCGGTTTAAGAAGTGCTCCTAGTCCCGAAACTCCTTCCGGGTTTGACGCAGCTGCCAGTGCATAAACTGTACCCCACCTGCACTCATAGTTTCCTATGGGGTAGATGATGATGGTCTCATTGACTGTATTCAGCTGATTATAACTCGTCTTAATGAGGCTTTTTGGCAACTTGCATGCAGCTCCTCTACTCTCCTCTCCAGCTGAACAAACTAGGAAGTATTACATTAACGGAATGGAAGTCTTCCatttcatccaaaccaggaaactgtggttaatgACTGCAGAACAAACCAATATGTATGAATTCGTGGTTTGAAGATACCCTACAGTGCAGCCTTATGCAGGAGTAATaaccatgaatttcagtggggcttattcccacaTGAGCAGGTGTAGGATTGTAGCCCtgatatcctggcttgttctgaagccattggccatagtttcctggttcagTTGAAACAGGAAACCATAGTGATTTTCAGGGTTCCTTGTCTGTTCACTCCTCTTgcgaagggaggaggaaaggggctgCATA is a window from the Lacerta agilis isolate rLacAgi1 chromosome 8, rLacAgi1.pri, whole genome shotgun sequence genome containing:
- the HTR1D gene encoding 5-hydroxytryptamine receptor 1D, translating into MTQYNWSAKSILLSMSNRSLNASEMPEEWDEGTLLGLKVSLAAILAVITLATMLFNMFVIITIILTRKLHTPANYLIGSLAATDLLVSILVMPISIAYTISHKWNFGQIMCDIWLSSDITCCTASILHLCVIALDRYWAITDALEYTKRRTASRAALMITVVWVISICISIPPLFWRQAKAHEEMVRCVVNTDQISYTIYSTCGAFYIPTVLLIILYGRIYVAARSRILKPPSLYGKRFTTAHLITGSAGSSLCSISSNLQEGHSHSSSSPVFINHVRIKVADSILERKRISAARERKATKTLGIILGAFIFCWLPFFVVSLVLPICHDACWSHPILLDIFTWLGYLNSLINPVIYTAFNEDFKQAFQKMIRFKKCS